The Henckelia pumila isolate YLH828 chromosome 2, ASM3356847v2, whole genome shotgun sequence genome includes a window with the following:
- the LOC140885178 gene encoding uncharacterized protein, protein MLHLQHCHSSPPLLLAYSSVYKQERSLFPSGFRDFEVNELLELKIRRRNGSFGAVAAAKKDSEFEVDPDEAREALRKLDEQLLSLSKKKVDPPKIRAVDLKQSTSRVNEETSEISGSFLASVATVLLVFSIFYNVLFLTVIKPSIDEGKWVFTTGSTEADQEAILQQLSSSPEIPVVP, encoded by the exons ATGCTTCATCTTCAGCACTGTCACTCTTCTCCTCCGCTCCTCCTCGCATATTCTTCCGTATACAAGCAGGAAAGATCGTTATTCCCATCTGGGTTCAGGGATTTTGAAGTCAATGAGCTTCTGGAGTTGAAGATAAGAAGACGAAATGGCAGTTTTGGCGCAGTGGCTGCTGCGAAGAAAGATTCCGAGTTCGAGGTTGACCCAGATGAGGCCCGGGAAGCTTTGAGAAAGCTTGATGAACAGCTGCTGTCTCTCTCCAAGAAAAAGGTCGACCCACCAAAGATTAGAG CTGTGGACCTTAAACAATCAACCTCCCGGGTAAATGAAGAAACATCCGAAATATCAGGATCTTTTTTGGCTTCTGTAGCCACTGTTCTGCTTGTTTTCTCCATATTTTACAATGTTCTATTCCTTACGGTCATAAAACCATCCATAGATGAAGGAAAATGGGTCTTCACTACCGGTAGTACAGAAGCCGATCAAGAAGCAATTTTGCAGCAATTGTCCTCGAGCCCGGAAATCCCCGTCGTCCCGTGA